From the Oncorhynchus keta strain PuntledgeMale-10-30-2019 chromosome 13, Oket_V2, whole genome shotgun sequence genome, the window gatggggggcgatcaattcacaaatggtgtccagggcacagctgggagctgaggggggtcggtaagcaggcggcaacagtgagagacttatttctggagagagtaatttttaagattagtagttcgaactgtttgggtatggacctggaaagtataacattactttgcaggctatctctgcagtagactgcaactcctccccctttggcagttctatcttgacggaaaatgttatagttgggtatggaaatctcagaatttttggtggctttcctgagccaggattcagacacggcaaggacatcaggattagcagagtgtgctaaagcagtgagtaaaacaaacttagggaggaggcttctgatgttgacatgcatgaaaccaaggctttttcgatcacagaagtcaacaaatgagggtgcctggggacatgcagggcctgggtttacctccacatcacccgcggaacagaggaggagtagtatgagggtgcggctaaaggctatcaaaactggtcgcctagagcgttggggacaaagaacaaaaggagcagatttctgggcatggtagaatatattcagggcataatgcgcagacggGTATGGTGGGGtccgggtacagcggaggtaagcccaggcactgggtgatgatgagacatgctggttgtaatgggtgaggtcaccgcatgtgtgggaggtgggacaaagggggtatgaagagtggaactaggggctccattgtaaactaaaagaatgataactaacctgaacaacagtatacaaggcatattgacatttgagagagacatacagcgaggcatacagttatcacaggtgttgaattgggagagctagctaaaacagtaggtgagacaacaacagctaatcagctagcacaacaacagcaggtaaaatggcgttgactaggcagggagggtcggattaactacacacagagcctgagtgcggctggggctgacagataaaacataaacaagcagaatggagtaccgtgattaatggacagtccagcatgcatcagctatgtagccgagtgatcagtgtccagggggcagcggtggatgtggcagggaagctggactggcgagtattatccaggtaaaaaaaaactggctggctgtgcagaaggtaaaagccgctagcagtgactaaatagcttgtagctagttagctggttagcttctggaggttcttgaatgtgttctaaaaattaaaaataatagcgattccgtatcacattgggtgaggcaggttaccgggaggtataatcgaattaaaaatcgaaaagagattgaaagtaaatatgggtccagtgagtggttgggctggctggggacgcggcgattcagacagttagcaggcctgtgctaacaagctaacagttagtaggccggggctaaacaagctagcagttagcagaccagggctaaacaagctagcagttagcaggccgaattagcaagcaagcagatagcaagggctagaaaggctttgggggacgtcgcgatggggttaagtctgtttatgcctcttcatgtggtgacatcgatagaccggtcgtgggtccggatattgtagcccaggagtatgcttcggtggtagcacaggagctctggccgggctagcttcaagctaagtggatggaaacgctagccaggagtaatcatccggggttgcggttagctagttagctagttgtgaagatccagatgagaatgttccgtttgcggtgggaatccggggataaaaaaataaaaataataggtccgttatgctctggttagagtcacgttgttcgaactggcgagagctttccgagctaaaggttagctgatgaccggttagctgatgaccgccagcaatggtttgctgactgatagctggtagttagctggctagcttcagttgaggggttccggatccgaagtaaatataaatactttaggaaaaaaagcagatccacgctacattgggtgaggctggttgcaggagagtatttagatgttgaggtttagcaaaatgttttaaaagatatgcgaaggaaaatatgtttaaaaaaacaacaatatatatatatatatatatatatatatatatataaaacgatatatacaagggacacgacacgacaagacgtctgactgctacgccatcttgctACATTATAAGATGGACTTGCCTGGTCGTGGATGGCTTGAAATGGTTTTAGGTCAAAGTTCGTTAAAGAGAAAGATTGATGTAGATGATAACAAACAAGGGACCAGGAGGACACATCATTAGCCTACCCAGGCTACGTTTAGACAAGCAGTCCAAttcagatttttattttcactacTTGGTCATTTGACCAATCGGATCAaatctgaaaaagatctgatgttaAAAAAGATGTGATCGATcaaaagaaaaaataaataaattgggcTGCCTTTCTAAACGCAGCCTTAGTGATGTTTTTCACTTACCTACAATATTTTagattttactttattttttagaTAAAAAAATTGCTGATATACCATGTCTTTCCCCCAGACCCCCAGCCGGGCAGTCCAGCAGCAGGAGCACTTCCCTGGGCAGGAGAGAGTGGCAGCACCCCTGTACTCCGGAGGCTCCAgcaaaacagagagaagaggaactCCCATATCAGAGAATCAAAACTGATCATCTGCCAGGAGAACATCTGAAAGTTGGGAAAACGGATGACTAGTTTTGGGATACTGTACCACAGTGTTTCCCAAACCTCTCCTTGTGTACCCCCAGCTAGTCCACATATTTGATGTATATGTGGAACCTTTGCCTTTAATAATAATAGTAACTAAAATGTGAGTGGCTTGGGTTAAGGCTTGACCTTAATCGTTGGGTTTTGGAGACCCAAAGGGGTGTGCATTTCTGTTTTTGCCATAGCAGCACACTCCTGATTGAAATAATCCAAGCTTGGTGATGAGTTTATGACTTGAAACTGCTGTGCAGTGCTAGGGAAAACAATTACATTTGGATCACCAAGGCCAGGATCAAGAAACACTAGGTTAAGGGTAGTAAAGCCAATGGCAAAGACCTTTCTGTGGCAGTAAGAATGTACACGGATATTCTACTTGTGCTGGATGTGAGAAAAAACCCATCCATGAATTTCTCTCAATTCACATTCAATGTTGCAACAAGAAAAGCAAAGAGTGAGAAGAATGTGGTTCTGCATTGATGCTCTTATCGTGGAATTCTTGGTGCATTATTGTCCCGATGCTCTGAATACTTGTCTCTTTTTGTGTGGGGGTCACTTCACTCTAATACCTGCTATGCTTCAGCTGTGTAAAAAAAATACTTCAAAGTAGAAATAATACAATATTTTATTCACATCATGCCTCAGTTGCCATTTGTAAATGGAAAGCACACATGCAGTACCAATGAATGAAAAATACACATACCACCAGCAAATCATTTCTACTGTTTCTTTTGAAGAGTGGACAGCTACCTTTCCTCTCATTCTGCACTCTGGACCTCCTTGTAGCTAGAGACCTAGCGCCTTAATTAGCTCACACAACAGAGGAATTGTGTCGGCTGCCATTTAGGCACTTCATATACTTGGGTTGCCAAGGTGTTGTCGAGCTAAGAGCACTCAGGTGATCTTAAAGGTCCTCCAGCTTCTGAAAGTGTCTAAAATGAAGGCTGGATGGATGGCAGCTTTTTGAGTTCACACTTCCACACACCCCTGCTCTTTGGTAAAAGCATTTGAAAAGGATGGGATTACTTTCACACTTTGACACCATTTTAGTTTCGGCTGCACGCTGTTCTgtcattatatatttatttaatttggcTCCTTTACTAGAAAGGTCTGCTTTTTACTTTCAGCATACATTTTTCATTGTTTTTTTGCCACTCAATCTCAAAGGTGGAGGATTTTTAAATAATGTTGCTACTCCCTTCTGTGtaggtgtgtctctctctctgtgtgtgtgtgtgtgtgtgtgatgaaatCAACAGAAATAAAGTAGCTTATTAATTCTACTATATTTCTACCACTGTCTCACTATTAAGATTCTACTGTTATTTAACCATTTAAAGCATACCTGGAAGACCAGCAGGTAATAGCAGCACATTCATTTCTGGTCGTTTATTCCAGATCTAGCTGTAAACTACAGAGCGCAGGCAGCTCCCCTGGAGTGCACTGTGCTGGAGTTCCTCCGACCATAACTGGCGCTGTAGCCACACTGGATCCTGGAGACTGCAGCGCTTTCCTCAATGTCCGACTGCCAGTGGGGCGAACTTTGACCAACCACTCGTTAGCTAAATTATTTCGTAGCACTTACTGTCActtttgtttttaaaatatatttatatatatatatttgtgtgttGTTTTACATGAAACGAGATGTGGTTTATTTGTTTACTAAGTTGGCTGTCGTTGGTGATACAGATATCTTTCATCACACTAGCAATTGGTGAGTTTACTTTTTGAAGTtgttagctacagtagctagcatCGCCACATTACCTTCTTTCACACCCAGCCTATCGATGCATGCCAATTCGGCCTGGGCTCAGGGGTGCAAGCAAAGTGACAATCAGCAATATGTGGCAGAATAAACTTTACTAACTTGCCAGTTGGGATAATAGTAGAAATGTAGTTAACAATGCTAGGCACATAACGTAGCGTGGCAAATTCCCATAGCTAGCTACAGCTAGTGTGTGAGCTAACAGCCAACTgggtagctaacgttagttgtGATTCACAATCCAACCAAGAGAGTTAAGCAAATCTACTTGTTTTCATGTGCAAAGTTAACTGTAATCACTACAGTAATATATTGGCTCACCTGCGGCGTTTCATCCAGCTTGCAACTGGTGACAAACCTTACCCAATGTTAACTACCTATTGCTGGTCCATACCTATTGTTGGTTGTTGTGCAAGGGGCTACTAGTAACTAACTAGTTAGCGAGTATCTTTACCACAACACTGCTATTTACAAAATCGCAAACTAACGTTATTGGAAAGCCAATCGTATAACGCAATAGTTGAATAGAAATGTCTGGCACGTAACTGTTCGACGGTTGCCCTAATGTTACTCCTATATTCCAAGCAGCGGAGTTGAGTGGTCCTAAATCCCGCTTGCACACCGCTCCATTCATCGAAATCGCAATTTAGCCAACACTCGTCTATTTTTGTGAGTACCTGGACCTACCATTTCGTTTTtaagtattgaaaccaaaccatgtgatttcaaataggctacatgtcgtATTAAAGAGCATATACAGttcatttccacattttgttacattacaggtttattctaaaatggatgggGGGGGAAATccgcatcaatctacacacaatacaccacaatgacaaagcgaaaacagggttttagaaatgtttacaaattaatttaaaaaaccatgattatttacgtaagtaatcagcccctttgctatgagactcgaaattgagctcaggtacatcctgtttccattgatcgtccttgatttgagtccacttgttgtaaattcaattgattggacatgatttggaaaggcacacactatATAAGGtgccacaattgacagtgcatgtcagagcaaaaaccaagccatgaggtcgaaggaattgtccgtagagttccgacacaggattgtgttgaggcacagatctggggaagggtaccaaaacatttcttcagAATTGAAGGCCTGCAATAAcacagtggccaccatcattcttagatggaagaagtttggaaccaccaagacttggtgtggtccttctgtagctcagttggtagagcatggcgcttgtaacgccagggtagtgggttcgatccccgggaccacccatacgtagaatgtatgcacacatgactgtaagtcgctttggataaaagcgtctgataaatggcatatattattattatattaagacttcctagagctggccgcccggccaaattgagcaattgtggagaagggccttggtcagggaggtgaccaagaacccgatggccactctgacagagctccagagttcctctttggagatggaagaaccttccagaaggacaagcatttctgcagcactccatctatcaggcctttaaggtagagtggccagacggaagccactcatcagtaaaaaggcacatgaaagcctgcttggagttggccaaaaggcacctaaaggactctcagatcatgagaaacaagattctctggtctgatgaaaccaagattgaactattttgtctgaatgccaagcgtcatgtcttgaggaaacctggcaccatctctacggtgaagcatggtggtggcggcatcatgctatggggatgttcttcagcggcagcaactgggagactagtcaggatcgaggaaaagctgaatggagcaaagtacggagagcttcttgatgaaaacctgccccagagcactcaggaccccCGATTGGGGTGAAggtccaacaggacaacgaccctaagcacacagccaagacaacgcaggaatggcttcgggacaagtctctgaatgtccttgagtggcccagccagagcccagacttgaacctgtttgaacatctctggagaaacctgaaaatagctgtgcagtgaccctccccatccaacctgacagattgCTTCTGCTCCGCTCACATACTCTGATTCCAAGGACCGATGTTTTGTTTAAAGGCGAATTGGCTCTGGAagccaaaacagccaaatactccCCTCTGTGTGGGAACCCTAACCATATAAAGGTGTGTACTAATTTAAATAGAAAAGTATTTCGCGCTGATCTGAAGATACACtccttatgcttccaaaaccGTACCGCAACCGATGCGTGTTTAACTTTCGGGAAGATACTATTGTCAATATTAGTGATATGGGAAAAAAGTCGATAGTTAGatatcgggatattatttttgatGATCGCAATACCTTTTTAGAATAGtgagaattgcaatacatatcGCATCGGCACCTATGTATCATAGTAATCTTGAGCACCCTGGCAAATCCTAGTCAATAGGCGCTAAAGCAGTTAGTGTGTATGACTGAATGGGGTAGAAGTCATCTGGCTTATGCCCTTGTTTAAAACCAGTCTACTGGGCTAGTAGGTTTAGCTGTGCCGATGGGCTGacaaattctacacatttttgaCGTGTTAAATGCATGCGCATCTGTAAACTTAGAAGATAATACTAGTTTGAAAGTCGAGTGAGTGAACTTTTGTCACAGGCTGTTTAGTTTTATCCTAAAATCCAATCTGATTGGACAGCTGTCACTTATTGCCCGGCATGTCTATTTTAGCAACTAATGTCATCAGCAATGATGTAGTAATCACCAATAACCAGTAAATTAACATAGTCCATGTGGATTTAATGCGAATGTGCGTCAAAACAGCTCTTGAATCTCTTGTTCAAACAGTGAGTGAGTTTGCAGTGAGGTGGTagaacgaagagagagagagagagctgtccgATGCgggataataaataaataaaaatgtctgCCTGTCATGCCTGAGTTTCACCGGCACTTGGGCATAGGGTTCAAAAGTCCACTCTGTGTGTTTAGAAGGCCGGGTGGGCATGGAGTACTTTGCCTTACGTGACGAGATGCAGatctttcgtgtgtgtgtgtgtgtgtgtgtgtgtatatgtgtgtgctgTCACCCCCTTCTCTTTGACGTAATTGTTCTGACTCGTTTTAGTGCTTTTGCCTCAAGTAGCCTTTTCTGGAAGCATGTTAGTAAATGTCTGATTCTGTCTAGGTTACCTTCAGTTTTTCAGGGGTTATTTTGGGtcttgtgtatgtgtttgtttgtgtgtgtttactgcCGTGCATGTTGTTTACTTATTCATCAATCGATCTCATCCCATGTATGTCACAGTGCTGTCTATGGACAAGCTGGTAAATGCATTTTGTtggttgtttttattttatttattagtacgtctctcctccccccagctGCTGGCCTGTATTATTTGGCAGAACTAATAGAAGAGTACACAGTTGCCACTAGTCGAATAATAAAGTACATGATACTGGTGAGTAGTTTCTCTTGGATGATATCTAAACACAGTGAATTTGACCGATCATTTCCCAGAACACTTCGGCCTACAGTGTACACATTCAAACTACCTCTCTACAGTAACCGATCAATCTTACAGCCTAAATACCTTGGTCACCAACTTGTACATTCATCTCTTCTGAAcaactctccccttctcccccttttTACTTGTTAGGTGACCCAGTATTCCCATATGTCCTAGGCCGCATTCAAAATGTTGCACTACTTTGGTCCAGAGGCCTATAAACAAAAATGTTGCACTATATGGTGAATAGGCATTTCAGATGTGTCCTATACCGCAGAGGGGAGGAGTACTACTAACACCCCTCCtctgtgtactgtactctagtTCTCTACAGGTGTGCTGACGGGCCTGTACCTGTTTGAGGGCTTCCCATGGCTGATGATGGGCTGTGGTCTCTTCACCAACCTGGTGTACTTTGGCCTCCTGCAGACCTTCCCTTACATACTGCTGAGCTCACCCAACTTCATTCTCTCCTGTGGTGAGCATCAGAGGCAGGCAGCAGCTGAGGCGGGAACAAGTGTACAGTGGCGATAGCTTTCTAGATGTAAACGCCAATCGATAATATGCAGGGCTTGGAGTTTCTTCCCTGGTCATGTGTGGCCTAATTGAACTGTTTAAAATACACTATTCATCCCTCCTACATCTTTGTCCCCCcccgctctccctctttctctcagtaTTGGTGGTGTTGAATCACTACATGGCTTTCCAGTACTTTGCTGAAGAGTATTACCCCTTCTCAGAGGTAAGCCTaggacgtacacacacacacacacctctgaggtAAGCCTAATCTGTGTTGATTACTCCTGAGCTCTTATGAGCAAAGTATTGCAGGGAACATAATCTTTTATTTACTTAGCAAATGACATAATGGAACTATATGAGTGATGGCTCAAACactcagggttgggtaggttacgtTCCAAATGTAAtcattacagttactagttacctgtccaaaattgtgaTCAGTAACATCATTTATGGATTACACCAACTCAGTAGCGTAATCAGATTACTTGCAGgtacttttggattactttccccttcATAAGAAgagtttttctttttttgtaatcagttactccccaaccctgcaaATACCTCACCTAGGGCAAAGACAGTTGCTATGTGTAATGGTAATATTTAAACTGAATTAAGTTAATATTCAAAGACCGAGGAATCACTGATTTATCATTGTTTTCTCTCAACACTGATTCTGTTGTACGTGACAAAGTCACTGCTCTTTCTTTTGCCCTTCATACAAAGCCTCTCAGGCCGGTGTTTACAGAACAGCCGTCTGCTGATTAGGACCTAGTAGTCATAGGCTATATGTTTTGCTATGATCAGGAAACTCTGAGCCCTAGTCGTAAACTCTAAAGGCAGAGTATTTCCTTGTCAGGAATCACTCCTGGCCCTGTAGCTCCTCTTTTCACCTCTTTTCCTTCTCAATTCCATATCTTCTTCTCCCTGAAGGTCCTGGCGTACTTCACCATCTGCCTGTGGATCATCCCCTTCTCCTTCTTTGTGTCGCTATCGGCGGGGGAGAACGTGCTTCCGTCCACCGTGCAGCAAGGAGGTGAGCTCTTAAGGCGAAGTCTGAAATGACACCCAATTTCCtgtgtagtgcactgcttttgaccagagccttatgatACGGATACTTAGTCCTGTTCAGTAGGGCACACACTTAATTACAATGGAAAACGTTTACCAGGAAAGTACGTTTTCCCCTATATAACTAGTTCCGTTAAATGTTGTTTTCTCCCTGCTGGACCCCACCCAGATATAGCACGTTCAGGTACCATTCCCCCCAAGTTGTTCACCTCTTAGCCAACCAGGTTATTTTACTAAAA encodes:
- the LOC118392116 gene encoding protein TEX261-like isoform X1, encoding MKRDVVYLFTKLAVVGDTDIFHHTSNCTSLLPPAAGLYYLAELIEEYTVATSRIIKYMILFSTGVLTGLYLFEGFPWLMMGCGLFTNLVYFGLLQTFPYILLSSPNFILSCVLVVLNHYMAFQYFAEEYYPFSEVLAYFTICLWIIPFSFFVSLSAGENVLPSTVQQGDDVVSNYFTKGKRGKRSGILLIFSFLKEAVLPSRQKMY
- the LOC118392116 gene encoding protein TEX261-like isoform X2; this encodes MWFICLLSWLSLVIQISFITLAIAAGLYYLAELIEEYTVATSRIIKYMILFSTGVLTGLYLFEGFPWLMMGCGLFTNLVYFGLLQTFPYILLSSPNFILSCVLVVLNHYMAFQYFAEEYYPFSEVLAYFTICLWIIPFSFFVSLSAGENVLPSTVQQGDDVVSNYFTKGKRGKRSGILLIFSFLKEAVLPSRQKMY